A DNA window from Kitasatospora atroaurantiaca contains the following coding sequences:
- a CDS encoding VWA domain-containing protein: MCDGVRGAGARCAAGQRSVPAVISLEKLSASAPGLVNLYKTAQVSLDKAGLGGARAAVYLVLDRSGSMRSFYRDGTVQHFAEQVLALSAHLDDDGRVPVVFFSTEVDGVAELGITDYQGRIGQLHASYGHMGRTNYHLAMKAVIAHHQRSGVSGPALVVFQTDGGPTSRSAAEMMLCLAAELPIFWQFVGFGDPADREFAFLHRLDELPVPAKRPVDNAGFLPAGTDPRSVPDAVLYDRLLAEFPVWLAAARQAGVLRS; this comes from the coding sequence ATGTGTGACGGGGTACGCGGAGCGGGTGCGCGGTGCGCTGCCGGACAGCGATCGGTACCCGCTGTGATCAGCCTGGAGAAGCTGTCGGCCTCGGCGCCCGGGCTGGTGAACCTGTACAAGACGGCGCAGGTCAGCCTGGACAAGGCCGGCCTCGGCGGCGCGCGGGCTGCCGTGTACCTGGTCCTGGACCGCTCGGGGTCGATGCGGTCCTTCTACCGGGACGGCACGGTTCAGCACTTCGCCGAGCAGGTGCTGGCGCTGTCGGCCCACCTGGACGACGACGGCCGGGTGCCGGTGGTGTTCTTCTCCACGGAGGTCGACGGTGTCGCCGAGCTGGGCATCACCGACTACCAGGGCCGGATCGGGCAACTGCACGCCTCGTACGGGCACATGGGACGGACCAACTACCACCTGGCGATGAAGGCCGTCATCGCACACCACCAGCGCTCGGGGGTGTCCGGCCCGGCGCTGGTGGTCTTCCAGACGGACGGCGGGCCGACCTCGCGGTCGGCGGCCGAGATGATGCTCTGTCTGGCCGCCGAGCTGCCGATCTTCTGGCAGTTCGTCGGCTTCGGCGACCCGGCCGACCGGGAGTTCGCCTTCCTGCACCGGCTGGACGAGCTGCCCGTCCCGGCGAAGCGCCCGGTCGACAACGCGGGCTTCCTGCCCGCCGGGACGGACCCGCGCTCGGTACCCGACGCCGTGCTGTACGACCGCCTGCTCGCCGAGTTCCCGGTCTGGCTGGCAGCGGCTCGCCAGGCCGGGGTGCTCCGGAGCTGA
- a CDS encoding vWA domain-containing protein: MKPKASPSKDLAAEAFAEGVALLQRNTALASVDATICRNPDCAHYPLDGWAAVDSNGTVHVNPKRRAEPAEWAWVLAHCLLHLGFGHVPAAKGPRKDPDSYELAARCMVVNRFLATFSVGRAPFELPPVIPGGDEEELAARWRLDGLPHAPGTAGTEPDQRLIPWHRSDTPEDWTVAFAAALTRTMSAAMDVAGGRRDELTGERTPERPWTRALNWFISSYPLLGGLAAGITLVADAELARAQGIAIAAVNAEAGEIYLNPLRHYSDEEWRFILAHEMLHAALRHGDRAGARDPYLFNVAADYVINGWLLEMGVGEMPEGLLHDPQLKGLSAEEVYDRIVRDQRRLRRLATLAGKGKPDVLGEPLGHRRDYVDLDDFYRRGLQQGFELHRRERGYIPAGLVEEIRALAHPPLPWDAQLARWFDEFVPSPQPVRSYARPSRRQAATPGIPRAGRYFPPEEIARCTFGVVLDTSGSMSRQLLGKALGAIASYAAARDVTAARVVFCDAAPHDAGFLPTDEIAGRVRVRGRGGTVLQPGIDLLERADDFPPAAPVLVITDGECDVLRVRREHAYLVPQGAGLPFTPRGPVFRMR, from the coding sequence GTGAAGCCCAAGGCCTCTCCCTCGAAGGACCTCGCCGCCGAGGCCTTCGCCGAGGGCGTCGCACTGCTGCAGCGCAACACCGCGCTGGCCTCGGTCGACGCCACGATCTGCCGCAACCCCGACTGCGCGCACTACCCGCTGGACGGCTGGGCGGCGGTCGACTCCAACGGCACCGTGCACGTCAACCCCAAGCGCCGGGCCGAACCCGCCGAGTGGGCCTGGGTGTTGGCGCACTGCCTGCTACATCTCGGCTTCGGCCACGTCCCGGCCGCGAAGGGCCCGCGCAAGGACCCGGACTCGTACGAGCTCGCGGCGCGCTGCATGGTGGTCAACCGCTTCCTGGCCACCTTCTCGGTCGGCCGCGCTCCCTTCGAGCTGCCGCCGGTGATCCCGGGTGGGGACGAGGAGGAGCTCGCCGCCCGATGGCGGCTCGACGGCCTGCCGCACGCGCCGGGCACCGCCGGCACCGAGCCCGATCAACGGCTCATCCCCTGGCACCGCTCGGACACCCCAGAGGACTGGACGGTCGCCTTCGCCGCCGCCCTGACCCGGACCATGTCCGCCGCCATGGACGTGGCCGGCGGCCGCCGCGACGAACTCACCGGCGAGCGCACGCCCGAGCGGCCGTGGACCCGCGCCCTCAACTGGTTCATCTCCTCCTACCCGCTGCTCGGCGGCCTGGCCGCCGGCATCACCCTGGTCGCCGACGCCGAACTCGCCCGCGCCCAGGGCATCGCCATCGCCGCCGTGAACGCCGAGGCGGGCGAGATCTACCTCAACCCGCTGCGCCACTACAGCGACGAGGAGTGGCGGTTCATCCTGGCGCACGAGATGCTGCACGCCGCCCTGCGCCACGGCGACCGCGCGGGGGCCCGCGACCCGTACCTCTTCAACGTCGCCGCCGACTACGTGATCAACGGCTGGCTGCTGGAGATGGGCGTCGGCGAGATGCCCGAAGGGCTGCTGCACGACCCCCAGTTGAAGGGCCTCTCGGCCGAGGAGGTCTACGACCGGATCGTCCGGGACCAGCGCCGCCTGCGCCGCCTCGCCACCCTCGCAGGGAAGGGGAAGCCGGACGTCCTCGGTGAGCCGCTCGGCCACCGCCGTGACTACGTCGACCTGGACGACTTCTACCGGCGCGGCCTCCAGCAGGGCTTCGAGCTGCACCGGCGCGAACGCGGGTACATCCCGGCGGGCCTGGTGGAGGAGATCCGCGCACTCGCCCACCCGCCCCTTCCCTGGGACGCCCAACTGGCCCGCTGGTTCGACGAGTTCGTCCCGTCCCCGCAACCCGTACGCAGCTACGCCCGCCCCTCGCGCCGCCAGGCTGCCACACCCGGCATCCCGCGCGCCGGACGGTACTTCCCGCCCGAGGAGATCGCCCGCTGCACCTTCGGCGTCGTCCTCGACACCTCGGGCTCGATGAGCCGACAGTTGCTCGGCAAGGCCCTGGGCGCCATCGCCTCGTACGCCGCCGCCCGGGACGTCACGGCGGCCCGTGTGGTCTTCTGCGACGCCGCCCCGCACGATGCGGGCTTCCTGCCCACCGACGAGATCGCCGGGCGCGTCCGGGTCCGCGGCCGCGGCGGCACCGTCCTCCAGCCCGGCATCGACCTGCTGGAGCGCGCCGATGACTTCCCACCCGCCGCCCCGGTCCTGGTGATCACCGACGGCGAGTGCGACGTCCTCCGGGTCCGCCGCGAGCACGCCTACCTCGTCCCCCAGGGCGCCGGGCTCCCGTTCACCCCGCGCGGTCCCGTCTTCCGCATGCGCTGA
- a CDS encoding ATP-binding protein, whose product MQGAVTVSPSQVPELLLGLATVRPVFLWGAPGIGKSSLVREFADSLGLECVSLIGTQLAPEDLIGVPQITPDGRSRFCPPESIARDQPYCLFLDELNAATPDVQKAFYSLILDRRIGSYELPAGSIVIGAGNRATDGALARPMASALVNRLVHVHLRASATDWLNWAAGNGIHPWVLDYLIDRPDHLWSAPPKTEEPFSTPRAWHMLSDTLHSFGPTLDEPTLKVLAYGLLTPQHAVSFCGYAKIVRNSYGLDAILKGDARWPHRLEDRDLLYYLADAFRSRLVKELPARKEHASNSLRQTAYRAKSLLVQLAEISVEVAQTVIADGPDGNPVLPAWFLIEAARDMPRLVEARR is encoded by the coding sequence GTGCAGGGTGCCGTCACCGTCTCGCCGTCCCAGGTCCCCGAGCTGCTGCTGGGCCTGGCCACCGTCAGGCCGGTGTTCCTGTGGGGTGCGCCGGGAATCGGAAAGTCCTCGCTGGTACGGGAGTTCGCCGACTCGCTCGGCCTGGAGTGCGTCAGCCTGATCGGCACCCAGCTCGCTCCCGAGGACCTGATCGGCGTCCCGCAGATCACCCCGGACGGCCGCTCGCGCTTCTGCCCGCCCGAGTCGATCGCCCGCGACCAGCCGTACTGCCTCTTCCTGGACGAGCTCAACGCCGCGACCCCCGACGTGCAGAAGGCCTTCTACTCGCTCATCCTGGACCGCCGGATCGGCTCCTACGAGCTCCCGGCCGGCTCCATCGTGATCGGCGCCGGGAACCGTGCCACCGACGGCGCCCTGGCCCGCCCGATGGCCTCCGCGCTGGTCAACCGCCTGGTCCACGTCCACCTCCGGGCCAGCGCCACCGACTGGCTCAACTGGGCTGCGGGCAACGGCATCCACCCCTGGGTGCTGGACTACCTCATCGACCGGCCCGACCACCTGTGGTCCGCACCGCCCAAGACCGAGGAGCCGTTCTCCACCCCGCGCGCCTGGCACATGCTCTCCGACACCCTGCACTCCTTCGGGCCCACCCTGGACGAGCCGACGCTCAAGGTGCTGGCGTACGGGCTGCTCACCCCGCAGCACGCGGTGAGCTTCTGCGGGTACGCGAAGATCGTCCGCAACTCGTACGGGCTGGACGCGATCCTCAAGGGCGACGCCCGCTGGCCGCACCGGCTCGAGGACCGCGACCTGCTCTACTACCTGGCCGACGCCTTCCGCTCCCGGCTGGTCAAGGAGCTGCCCGCACGCAAAGAGCACGCCTCCAACTCCCTTCGGCAGACCGCCTACCGGGCGAAGTCGCTGCTGGTGCAGCTGGCCGAGATCTCGGTCGAGGTCGCGCAGACGGTGATCGCGGACGGGCCGGACGGCAACCCGGTGCTGCCTGCCTGGTTCCTGATCGAGGCGGCCCGCGACATGCCCCGCCTGGTCGAGGCCCGCCGGTGA
- a CDS encoding DUF2786 domain-containing protein: MDGAVEQAAYQVIAAPAEGLDLALDTGASLLAASAERWPEVSRALVAFAERAIARSWTSGWRPADLVRVVRRELGPVQLALAVDLIAAEGRRHPAASLDRRWQEQLRELAAEVWWQSDEEFLAGFALRHRQDRFALATAALELLRVWGHLPPITPVGPVPGAGPSVSQRPSGPVTGEPRMLSRIRALLAKAESTEYPEEAEALTAKAQQLMAQHSIDDALLAAGQPSKNAPAALRLGVDNPYEGPKTMLLDAVAAANRCRVVWAKEFGFCTIVGFDADLDAVELLYTSLLVQATSAMHRAGSKQHLDGASRTKSFRQSFLVAYAARIRERLTAATEQATSDAAAGRHLREDGTAEQLVPDERLLPALAAREEAVDRTVGQMFPKLTAQRVRVSDGEGWAAGRAAADRASLHGRAGAITK, translated from the coding sequence ATGGACGGCGCCGTGGAGCAGGCGGCGTACCAGGTGATCGCGGCGCCGGCGGAGGGGCTGGACCTGGCCCTGGACACCGGGGCCTCGCTGCTGGCCGCCTCGGCCGAGCGGTGGCCGGAGGTGAGCCGGGCGCTGGTGGCCTTCGCCGAGCGGGCGATCGCGCGCTCGTGGACCAGCGGGTGGCGCCCGGCCGATCTGGTGCGGGTGGTGCGGCGTGAGCTGGGGCCGGTGCAGCTGGCGCTCGCGGTGGACCTGATCGCGGCGGAGGGCCGCCGCCACCCCGCCGCCTCGCTCGACCGGCGCTGGCAGGAGCAGCTGCGCGAGCTCGCCGCCGAGGTGTGGTGGCAGTCGGACGAGGAGTTCCTCGCGGGGTTCGCCCTCCGGCACCGGCAGGACCGGTTCGCGCTGGCGACGGCCGCACTGGAGCTGCTGCGGGTCTGGGGCCACCTGCCGCCGATCACACCGGTCGGCCCGGTGCCGGGAGCCGGGCCCTCGGTCTCGCAGCGCCCGAGCGGACCGGTGACCGGCGAGCCGCGGATGCTGTCGCGGATCCGGGCGCTGCTCGCCAAGGCGGAGTCCACGGAGTACCCGGAGGAGGCCGAGGCGCTGACCGCCAAGGCCCAGCAGCTGATGGCCCAGCACAGCATCGACGATGCCCTGCTGGCGGCCGGGCAGCCGTCCAAGAACGCACCGGCCGCCCTGCGGCTCGGGGTGGACAACCCGTACGAGGGCCCGAAGACCATGCTGCTGGACGCGGTGGCGGCGGCGAACCGCTGCCGGGTGGTGTGGGCGAAGGAGTTCGGTTTCTGCACCATCGTCGGCTTCGACGCCGACCTGGACGCGGTGGAGCTGCTCTACACCTCGCTGCTGGTGCAGGCGACCTCGGCGATGCACCGCGCGGGCAGCAAGCAGCACCTGGACGGCGCGTCCCGGACCAAGTCCTTCCGGCAGTCCTTCCTGGTCGCGTACGCTGCCCGGATCCGGGAGCGGCTCACGGCGGCGACCGAGCAGGCGACCAGCGACGCGGCCGCCGGTCGGCACCTTCGCGAGGACGGCACGGCGGAGCAGCTGGTGCCGGACGAGCGGCTGCTGCCGGCGCTGGCGGCGCGCGAGGAGGCGGTCGACCGGACCGTCGGACAGATGTTCCCGAAGCTGACCGCCCAGCGGGTCCGGGTGAGCGACGGCGAGGGCTGGGCGGCCGGCCGGGCCGCCGCGGACCGGGCCTCGCTGCACGGACGGGCCGGGGCGATCACCAAGTAG
- a CDS encoding helicase-associated domain-containing protein: protein MTSADALKTWLTTRTAEQLTELLEQRMLPYSGGPGLEDPARLAEHLLSGNSVMIGLNFLDRAELQVLVTVAVLAERLYGPAPVSAARPGPAGFAGPQLTPRPGVFTVRPPEPSERAVPRDRLLAALGASADRALESLAERALDSLAERALLLPPHGDLLTVPAVLHQQAAELQGLGRPLTILLSDAYKAAEIRLLAENLGLPAARTREEAQGMIVEHLQEAEAVRQLVADAPPDAVELLEALVPGPPLLRTHCFVPDTGSYYGATSKFQFRQGGSGDPGTDWLAARGLLVPVGVDLVELPHEVGAALRDPSAPMPFQPEPPAVGAARPLPAHADGEAQAAATAAASRVELLLRSTAAAPLAVRKTGGIAVRDTRKLAKAIGAPEQHTRLWLDLTANAGLIAPHRDTPPPTRGRKPAPLPPARMLPTARYDSWLAAPPADRLVPLIAAWAVTPEVFSHWPDHDETPVALVTPQDEDAVPLRHALLETLARLPAGYGVGTAATLGEETLGELLEAASWHQLAVEPSSRMKELATATLAEAELLGVVAHGALTPVGHAVLGLLRAGAARWFPAVPGTGVALSEYRALAYAVAELRSALATLVTAPRTTARFQADLTAVVTGAAAPELAELLDSVADRESDGHAVVWRISPASVRRALDAGADAADLLERLTQVSDGGRPLPQTLEYLLKDTARTHGRIRVVRSACCLRSDDEALVLELSKSRALARIGLRRIAPTVLISSAAPAETLAALRLAGYAPVLEAETGTTVVERASQERAAVEMPALDEARHHYGRGPATPAALAAAVLAKVLG from the coding sequence GTGACCAGCGCCGATGCCCTGAAGACCTGGCTGACCACCCGGACCGCCGAGCAGCTGACCGAGCTGCTGGAGCAGCGGATGCTGCCGTACTCCGGCGGACCGGGCCTGGAGGACCCCGCGCGGCTCGCCGAACACCTGCTGAGCGGCAACTCGGTCATGATCGGATTGAACTTCCTGGACCGGGCCGAACTGCAGGTCCTCGTCACGGTCGCCGTCCTGGCCGAGCGGCTGTACGGCCCGGCGCCGGTCTCGGCCGCGCGCCCCGGCCCGGCGGGCTTCGCCGGGCCGCAACTCACGCCCCGCCCCGGTGTGTTCACCGTACGGCCGCCGGAGCCGTCCGAGCGCGCAGTCCCGCGCGACCGGCTGCTGGCCGCACTGGGCGCCTCGGCCGATCGGGCGCTGGAGAGTCTCGCCGAACGGGCGCTGGACAGCCTCGCCGAGCGCGCCCTGCTCCTGCCGCCGCACGGCGACCTGCTCACCGTGCCCGCCGTACTGCACCAGCAGGCGGCCGAGCTGCAGGGCCTGGGCCGGCCGCTCACCATCCTGCTCTCCGACGCCTACAAGGCCGCCGAGATCCGCCTGCTGGCCGAGAACCTGGGGCTGCCCGCGGCCCGTACCCGGGAGGAGGCGCAGGGCATGATCGTCGAGCACCTCCAGGAGGCCGAAGCCGTGCGGCAACTGGTCGCCGACGCACCGCCGGACGCCGTCGAGCTCCTCGAGGCGCTCGTCCCCGGCCCGCCGCTGCTGCGCACCCACTGCTTCGTGCCCGACACCGGCAGCTACTACGGCGCCACCAGCAAGTTCCAGTTCCGCCAGGGCGGTTCGGGCGATCCTGGGACGGACTGGCTGGCCGCGCGCGGTCTGCTGGTCCCGGTCGGGGTGGACCTCGTCGAGCTTCCGCACGAGGTCGGCGCCGCCCTGCGCGACCCCTCGGCGCCGATGCCCTTCCAGCCCGAACCGCCCGCCGTCGGCGCCGCCCGGCCGCTGCCCGCCCACGCGGACGGCGAGGCGCAGGCCGCCGCCACCGCCGCGGCCTCCCGCGTCGAGCTGCTGCTGCGATCGACCGCCGCTGCCCCACTGGCGGTGCGCAAAACCGGGGGCATCGCCGTACGGGACACCCGCAAGCTCGCCAAGGCCATCGGTGCACCGGAGCAGCACACCCGCCTCTGGCTCGACCTGACCGCCAACGCCGGCCTGATCGCGCCGCACCGGGACACCCCGCCGCCCACCCGCGGCCGCAAGCCCGCCCCGCTGCCGCCCGCCCGGATGCTCCCGACCGCCCGGTACGACAGCTGGCTCGCCGCCCCGCCGGCCGACCGGCTGGTACCGCTGATCGCGGCGTGGGCCGTCACGCCGGAGGTGTTCAGCCACTGGCCGGACCACGACGAGACCCCGGTCGCCCTGGTCACACCGCAGGACGAGGACGCCGTACCGCTGCGCCACGCCCTGCTGGAGACGCTGGCCCGACTGCCGGCCGGGTACGGGGTCGGCACCGCCGCAACGCTGGGCGAGGAGACCCTCGGCGAGCTGCTCGAGGCGGCCTCCTGGCACCAGCTCGCGGTCGAACCCTCCAGCCGGATGAAGGAGTTGGCCACCGCCACCCTCGCCGAGGCCGAGTTGCTCGGCGTCGTCGCGCACGGCGCGCTCACCCCGGTCGGGCATGCCGTGCTCGGGCTGCTGCGGGCCGGCGCCGCCCGCTGGTTCCCCGCCGTGCCCGGCACGGGAGTGGCGCTGTCGGAGTACCGGGCCCTGGCATACGCCGTCGCCGAACTCCGCTCCGCGCTCGCCACGTTGGTCACCGCGCCGAGGACCACCGCCCGGTTCCAGGCCGACCTGACCGCCGTCGTGACCGGCGCCGCCGCCCCCGAACTCGCTGAGCTGCTCGACTCGGTGGCGGACCGCGAGTCCGACGGGCACGCGGTGGTCTGGCGGATCAGCCCCGCCTCCGTCCGCCGCGCCCTGGACGCGGGCGCCGACGCCGCGGACCTCCTGGAGCGCCTCACCCAGGTCTCGGACGGCGGCCGCCCGCTCCCCCAGACCCTCGAGTACCTGCTCAAGGACACCGCCCGCACCCACGGCCGGATCCGCGTGGTGCGCTCCGCCTGCTGCCTGCGCTCCGACGACGAGGCGCTGGTCCTGGAACTCTCCAAGTCCCGGGCCCTCGCCCGGATCGGCCTGCGCCGGATCGCCCCCACCGTCCTGATCAGCAGCGCCGCCCCCGCCGAGACCCTGGCCGCGCTCCGGCTCGCCGGCTACGCGCCGGTCCTGGAGGCCGAGACCGGCACCACCGTCGTCGAGCGCGCCTCCCAGGAGCGCGCCGCCGTCGAGATGCCGGCCCTCGACGAGGCCCGCCACCACTACGGCCGCGGCCCGGCCACTCCGGCGGCGCTGGCGGCCGCGGTGCTGGCAAAGGTGCTCGGCTGA
- a CDS encoding SIR2 family NAD-dependent protein deacylase, producing the protein MNAKRPLIAVLTGAGISTDSGIPDYRGPNGLWQRDPKAQDLVTLGPYLADPEVRRRSWLMRRDAGAQAAEPNAGHLALVELERSGLPVRVLTQNVDGLHQRSGLPARKVLELHGTARQVQCVRCKVRSEMADALERVAAGEPDPACLDCGGVLKPATVMFGETLDPVVLDQAGAIAKACDLFIAVGTTLQVYPAAGLAQVALDGGARLIIINAEPTPYDPVAHEVIREPISTALPALVRRLIVGE; encoded by the coding sequence ATGAACGCCAAGCGCCCGCTGATCGCCGTCCTGACCGGCGCCGGGATCTCCACCGACTCCGGAATCCCGGACTACCGCGGCCCGAACGGCCTCTGGCAGCGCGACCCCAAGGCGCAGGACCTGGTCACCCTCGGCCCCTACCTGGCCGACCCGGAGGTGCGCCGCCGCTCCTGGCTGATGCGCCGGGACGCCGGGGCGCAGGCGGCGGAGCCCAACGCCGGCCACCTCGCCCTCGTCGAGCTGGAGCGCAGCGGACTGCCGGTGCGGGTGCTCACCCAGAACGTGGACGGGCTGCACCAGCGCTCCGGCCTGCCGGCCCGTAAGGTGCTCGAACTCCACGGCACGGCACGGCAGGTGCAGTGCGTCCGCTGCAAGGTGCGCAGCGAGATGGCGGATGCCCTGGAGCGGGTCGCGGCCGGAGAGCCGGACCCGGCCTGCCTGGACTGCGGGGGAGTGCTCAAGCCCGCAACGGTGATGTTCGGCGAGACCCTCGACCCGGTCGTGCTCGACCAGGCCGGGGCGATCGCCAAGGCCTGCGACCTCTTCATCGCCGTCGGCACCACACTCCAGGTGTACCCGGCGGCGGGGCTGGCCCAGGTGGCGCTGGACGGCGGCGCCCGCCTGATCATCATCAACGCCGAGCCCACCCCGTACGACCCGGTCGCCCACGAGGTGATCCGCGAGCCGATCTCCACGGCTCTCCCGGCCCTGGTCCGGCGGCTGATCGTGGGGGAGTGA
- a CDS encoding cytochrome P450 translates to MTFDPWSAAFVAHPYDAYAELREHAPVSYYEPSDQWLVSRYEDVSALLRDRRLGRTYTHRYTHEEFGRPAPDPAYEPFHTLNENGLLDLEAPDHTRIRRLVSKAFTPRMVESLRPTVARLADELVGALLADGGGDLVAKVAEPLPVAVIAEMLGVPEADRGLLRPWSADITGMFELNPTAEVAQRAVTASIEFSDYLRGLIRERRARPGTDLISALVQAAEGSDALTEQEMISTCVLLLNAGHEATVNTTGNGWWALFRNPGQLALLRGSVDELLPTAVEELMRYDTPLQMFERWVLEDIEVAGVTIPRGAEVALLFGSANRDPARFTAPDQLDLARTDNPHITFGAGIHFCLGAPLARLELTESYGALLRRAPGLRLVREPKWRPGYVIRGLEELIVEV, encoded by the coding sequence GTGACCTTCGACCCGTGGTCGGCGGCGTTCGTCGCGCACCCGTACGACGCGTACGCGGAGCTGCGTGAGCACGCGCCCGTCAGCTACTACGAGCCCAGCGACCAGTGGCTGGTCTCGCGGTACGAGGACGTCAGCGCGCTGCTCCGGGACCGCCGGCTCGGCCGCACCTACACCCACCGTTACACCCACGAGGAGTTCGGCCGCCCGGCCCCCGACCCGGCGTACGAGCCGTTCCACACGCTCAACGAGAACGGCCTGCTCGATCTGGAGGCGCCCGACCACACGCGGATCCGGCGCCTGGTCTCCAAGGCGTTCACCCCGCGCATGGTCGAGTCGCTGCGCCCGACCGTCGCCCGCCTCGCGGACGAGCTGGTCGGCGCCCTGCTCGCCGACGGGGGCGGCGACCTGGTCGCGAAGGTCGCCGAGCCGCTGCCGGTGGCGGTGATCGCCGAGATGCTCGGGGTGCCGGAGGCCGACCGTGGGCTGCTGCGCCCGTGGTCGGCGGACATCACCGGGATGTTCGAGCTGAACCCGACGGCCGAGGTGGCGCAGCGCGCGGTCACGGCGAGCATCGAGTTCTCCGACTACCTGCGCGGCCTGATCCGCGAGCGGCGGGCCCGGCCCGGGACGGACCTGATCAGCGCGCTGGTCCAGGCGGCCGAGGGCTCGGACGCGCTCACCGAGCAGGAGATGATCTCCACCTGCGTGCTGCTGCTCAACGCCGGTCACGAGGCGACGGTCAACACCACCGGCAACGGCTGGTGGGCTCTGTTCCGCAATCCCGGCCAACTCGCCCTGCTGCGCGGCTCGGTGGACGAGCTGCTGCCGACGGCCGTCGAGGAGTTGATGCGGTACGACACCCCGCTGCAGATGTTCGAGCGGTGGGTGCTGGAGGACATCGAGGTGGCCGGGGTGACCATCCCACGCGGGGCGGAGGTCGCGTTGCTGTTCGGCTCCGCCAACCGCGACCCGGCCCGCTTCACCGCCCCCGACCAGCTCGACCTGGCACGCACCGACAACCCGCACATCACCTTCGGCGCGGGAATTCACTTCTGTCTGGGCGCTCCGCTCGCCAGACTGGAGCTCACGGAGTCGTACGGAGCGCTGCTGCGCCGGGCACCCGGGCTGCGGCTGGTCCGCGAGCCCAAGTGGCGCCCGGGGTATGTGATCCGGGGGCTGGAAGAGCTGATCGTCGAGGTGTAG
- a CDS encoding DUF1801 domain-containing protein: MAEPKTKPSAASAEEFLAEVTDERRRTDAQALCALMAEATGAPPVMWGGSIVGFGTYHYRYASGREGDWPPVGLAPRKQALTVYLAEGFDRHGELLARLGPVTTGKGCLYIKRLDAVDQAALRELITLAFESLNGRTISS; encoded by the coding sequence ATGGCCGAGCCGAAGACCAAGCCGAGCGCCGCGAGCGCGGAGGAGTTCCTCGCCGAGGTCACCGACGAACGCCGCCGTACGGACGCCCAGGCGCTCTGCGCCCTGATGGCCGAGGCCACCGGGGCGCCGCCGGTGATGTGGGGCGGCTCGATCGTCGGCTTCGGCACGTACCACTACCGCTACGCGAGCGGCCGCGAGGGCGACTGGCCGCCGGTCGGCCTGGCCCCGCGCAAACAGGCGCTGACGGTCTACCTGGCCGAGGGCTTCGACCGGCACGGCGAACTGCTCGCCCGGCTGGGCCCGGTGACGACGGGCAAGGGCTGCCTGTACATCAAGCGCCTGGACGCCGTGGACCAGGCGGCCCTGCGCGAGCTGATCACCCTGGCCTTCGAGTCCCTGAACGGCCGGACGATCAGCTCCTAG
- a CDS encoding ADP-ribosylglycohydrolase family protein, translated as MRKAATGTLLGLAIGDALGHPTEFDEIEHIAAWCPDWRELPLPKPALVTDDTQMTLALARGLRIALERGPLVPLRLERPVREEFVEWWRSPENNRAPGTTCLKACWRLSKPDRPWQEASEIGSKGCGANMRVAPIGLLPDLTDRHRAGAAQLQSALTHGHPTALAASDLTSYTVRLLADGAEPRELPGLLRAYANASRTRYDEFWLGDLAAHAQDPSAEEFIARGWDECLFVLDRLDAALARPEPDADPCQVTGEGWIAEEAFATGLLCFLLFPDDPVAAVRRAAYSSGDSDSIACLAGAFAGAHHGADAWPADWVRRIEYRDELLAFGALWDRS; from the coding sequence GTGAGAAAGGCTGCCACGGGCACGCTGCTGGGCCTGGCGATCGGCGACGCCCTCGGCCATCCCACCGAGTTCGACGAGATCGAGCACATCGCGGCCTGGTGCCCCGACTGGCGCGAACTCCCACTGCCCAAGCCGGCTCTGGTCACCGACGACACCCAGATGACGCTCGCCTTGGCCCGTGGCCTCCGAATCGCCCTGGAGCGCGGCCCGCTCGTACCGCTGCGCCTGGAGCGGCCGGTGCGCGAGGAGTTCGTCGAGTGGTGGCGCTCGCCGGAGAACAACCGGGCCCCGGGCACGACCTGCCTCAAGGCCTGCTGGCGGCTGAGCAAGCCGGATCGGCCCTGGCAGGAGGCGAGCGAGATCGGCTCCAAGGGCTGCGGCGCCAACATGCGGGTCGCCCCGATCGGCCTGCTTCCCGACCTGACGGATCGTCACCGAGCTGGCGCCGCCCAGCTCCAGTCCGCGCTCACCCACGGCCACCCGACCGCGCTGGCGGCGAGCGACCTCACCTCGTACACCGTCCGGCTGCTCGCCGACGGCGCCGAGCCGCGCGAACTGCCAGGCCTGCTGCGGGCGTACGCGAACGCCTCGCGTACCCGCTACGACGAGTTCTGGCTGGGCGATCTCGCCGCGCACGCGCAGGACCCCTCGGCGGAGGAGTTCATCGCGCGCGGCTGGGACGAGTGCCTGTTCGTGCTCGACCGCCTGGACGCCGCCCTCGCCAGGCCGGAGCCGGACGCCGACCCCTGCCAGGTGACCGGTGAGGGCTGGATCGCCGAGGAGGCCTTCGCCACCGGTCTGCTCTGCTTCCTGCTCTTCCCGGACGACCCGGTTGCGGCAGTCCGCCGCGCCGCGTACTCCTCCGGCGACTCCGACTCGATCGCCTGCCTGGCCGGCGCCTTCGCGGGCGCCCACCACGGCGCGGACGCCTGGCCGGCGGACTGGGTGCGCCGGATCGAGTACCGCGACGAGCTGCTCGCCTTCGGCGCCCTGTGGGACCGGAGTTAG